The proteins below come from a single Juglans regia cultivar Chandler chromosome 12, Walnut 2.0, whole genome shotgun sequence genomic window:
- the LOC108994710 gene encoding uncharacterized protein LOC108994710 isoform X1, whose product MANSDSSPSLPQANPLSSKKENITPIGSKISELNESRAELLNRIQGLKQDLQSWRSKLDTQVKVYRDELSELKKSLNVEVEQLRSEFQDLRTTLQQQQDDVTSSLKNLGLQDVTTNSKDAQAQDVEGNEKDLRTTLQQQQDDVASSPKNLGLQDVTTNSEDAQAQDCKVEGNDKDGHILPGDKNDKERENLMD is encoded by the exons ATGGCCAACTCTGATTCCTCCCCTTCTCTTCCTCAAGCCAATCCACTCTCCTcc AAGAAGGAGAACATAACTCCAATTGGCTCAAAGATCTCG GAATTAAATGAATCAAGGGCCGAGCTGCTTAATAGAATTCAAGGGTTGAAACAG GATTTGCAAAGTTGGAGATCAAAGTTAGACACTCAAGTTAAGGTCTATCGCGAT GAGCTTTCAGAACTTAAGAAATCACTTAATGTTGAAGTTGAGCAACTTCGATCA GAGTTTCAAGACCTGAGAACCACTCTCCAGCAGCAACAAGACGATGTTACTTCTAGCCTAAAAAATTTGGGG CTGCAAGATGTCACAACTAATTCAAAAGATGCCCAGGCTCAAGACGTCGAGGGAAATGAGAAAGATCTGAGAACCACTCTCCAGCAGCAACAAGATGATGTTGCTTCTAGCCCAAAAAATTTGGGG CTGCAGGATGTCACAACTAATTCAGAAGATGCCCAGGCTCAAGACTGTAAGGTTGAGGGAAATGACAAGGATGGACATATTTTGCCTGGGGATAAGAACGATAAAGAACGTGAAAACCTGATGGATTAA
- the LOC108994710 gene encoding uncharacterized protein LOC108994710 isoform X3: protein MANSDSSPSLPQANPLSSKKENITPIGSKISELNESRAELLNRIQGLKQDLQSWRSKLDTQVKVYRDELSELKKSLNVEVEQLRSEFQDLRTTLQQQQDDVTSSLKNLGLQDVTTNSEDAQAQDCKVEGNDKDGHILPGDKNDKERENLMD, encoded by the exons ATGGCCAACTCTGATTCCTCCCCTTCTCTTCCTCAAGCCAATCCACTCTCCTcc AAGAAGGAGAACATAACTCCAATTGGCTCAAAGATCTCG GAATTAAATGAATCAAGGGCCGAGCTGCTTAATAGAATTCAAGGGTTGAAACAG GATTTGCAAAGTTGGAGATCAAAGTTAGACACTCAAGTTAAGGTCTATCGCGAT GAGCTTTCAGAACTTAAGAAATCACTTAATGTTGAAGTTGAGCAACTTCGATCA GAGTTTCAAGACCTGAGAACCACTCTCCAGCAGCAACAAGACGATGTTACTTCTAGCCTAAAAAATTTGGGG CTGCAGGATGTCACAACTAATTCAGAAGATGCCCAGGCTCAAGACTGTAAGGTTGAGGGAAATGACAAGGATGGACATATTTTGCCTGGGGATAAGAACGATAAAGAACGTGAAAACCTGATGGATTAA
- the LOC108994710 gene encoding uncharacterized protein LOC108994710 isoform X2, producing MANSDSSPSLPQANPLSSKKENITPIGSKISELNESRAELLNRIQGLKQDLQSWRSKLDTQVKVYRDELSELKKSLNVEVEQLRSEFQDLRTTLQQQQDDVTSSLKNLGLQDVTTNSKDAQAQDVEGNEKDLRTTLQQQQDDVASSPKNLGDVTTNSEDAQAQDCKVEGNDKDGHILPGDKNDKERENLMD from the exons ATGGCCAACTCTGATTCCTCCCCTTCTCTTCCTCAAGCCAATCCACTCTCCTcc AAGAAGGAGAACATAACTCCAATTGGCTCAAAGATCTCG GAATTAAATGAATCAAGGGCCGAGCTGCTTAATAGAATTCAAGGGTTGAAACAG GATTTGCAAAGTTGGAGATCAAAGTTAGACACTCAAGTTAAGGTCTATCGCGAT GAGCTTTCAGAACTTAAGAAATCACTTAATGTTGAAGTTGAGCAACTTCGATCA GAGTTTCAAGACCTGAGAACCACTCTCCAGCAGCAACAAGACGATGTTACTTCTAGCCTAAAAAATTTGGGG CTGCAAGATGTCACAACTAATTCAAAAGATGCCCAGGCTCAAGACGTCGAGGGAAATGAGAAAGATCTGAGAACCACTCTCCAGCAGCAACAAGATGATGTTGCTTCTAGCCCAAAAAATTTGGGG GATGTCACAACTAATTCAGAAGATGCCCAGGCTCAAGACTGTAAGGTTGAGGGAAATGACAAGGATGGACATATTTTGCCTGGGGATAAGAACGATAAAGAACGTGAAAACCTGATGGATTAA